In Candidatus Atribacteria bacterium ADurb.Bin276, a single genomic region encodes these proteins:
- the yjcH gene encoding Inner membrane protein YjcH — translation MKKKTNKNKKLDNFAFQELYNRRKAITFTLTLFIVSIYVAYILIDAFNRELLARKISGGITLGIYIGIGIIIIGWITTGIYVWWANNKYDSLLDRIKRTTGGHS, via the coding sequence ATGAAGAAAAAGACCAACAAAAATAAAAAATTAGATAATTTTGCCTTTCAAGAATTGTATAACCGAAGAAAAGCCATTACTTTTACTTTAACTTTGTTTATCGTTAGCATTTATGTTGCATATATTTTGATTGATGCTTTTAATCGGGAATTGTTAGCTCGGAAAATTTCTGGTGGTATTACCTTGGGTATTTATATTGGAATTGGAATTATCATTATCGGATGGATCACTACTGGAATTTACGTTTGGTGGGCGAACAACAAATACGATTCACTGCTTGATAGAATTAAAAGGACTACTGGAGGCCACTCATGA